A single genomic interval of Schistocerca americana isolate TAMUIC-IGC-003095 chromosome 2, iqSchAmer2.1, whole genome shotgun sequence harbors:
- the LOC124595748 gene encoding uncharacterized protein LOC124595748 — MKAALLLVAALVAVAEVHGQPEESTTANIGNENLSIGNITAENRFLGRSSYTEDDDTICVAADNRFYLYANSLKLYSCYNQLPKVYVVKPKSQCKPYLSDCPRN; from the exons CACTGGTAGCAGTGGCGGAGGTCCACGGACAACCAGAAGAGTCGACCACCGCCAACATCGGGAATGAGAATCTAAGCATCGGAAATATCACGGCTGAGAATAGATTTCTGGGAAGGTCGTCCTACACGGAAGATGATGATACCATTTGTGTCGCAGCAGACAACAGGTTCTACTTGTATGCTAATTCGTTGAAGCTGTATTCTTGCTACAACCAACTACCGAAAG TTTACGTGGTGAAACCAAAGAGTCAGTGTAAACCATACCTGTCAGATTGTCCCAGGAACTAG